A stretch of Geobacter sp. DNA encodes these proteins:
- a CDS encoding TetR family transcriptional regulator, with product MAVRIRETTEVRQSQITEAALKVIGQKGINGATTAEIASATGISEGNIYRHFKNKEEIFIAVIDKIGKDLESLLDAASEIDDPLQKLAEIFKRHLSYIEEHIGIPRLIFSDEVLVLNKNLRTKVRHNIAQYSRGICSIISQAQDAGIINRKLDPGVLTSMFIGTINFTAIQWVMNDFSNSLSAEVEILWMTFAAAITTKC from the coding sequence ATGGCAGTCAGAATAAGGGAAACAACTGAGGTTAGGCAGAGCCAGATTACTGAGGCTGCTTTGAAGGTTATCGGGCAGAAGGGTATAAACGGGGCGACTACAGCGGAGATTGCCTCTGCCACTGGTATTTCCGAGGGCAATATTTACCGCCACTTCAAAAACAAGGAAGAAATTTTTATTGCGGTGATTGATAAGATAGGGAAAGACCTGGAATCGTTGCTTGATGCAGCTTCAGAGATTGATGATCCGCTGCAAAAACTGGCAGAAATCTTTAAACGCCACCTGTCTTACATAGAAGAACATATCGGTATTCCCCGCTTAATTTTTTCTGATGAAGTGCTGGTATTGAACAAGAACCTCCGGACGAAGGTCAGACACAACATCGCACAGTACTCCAGAGGTATTTGCTCCATCATCTCTCAGGCGCAGGATGCCGGTATTATTAACCGGAAACTGGATCCCGGTGTTTTGACAAGCATGTTTATTGGTACGATTAACTTTACTGCTATCCAGTGGGTCATGAACGACTTTTCCAATTCTTTGTCCGCTGAGGTAGAAATACTTTGGATGACCTTTGCTGCTGCCATAACAACTAAATGCTGA
- a CDS encoding TetR family transcriptional regulator, producing the protein MSHIVSKVQNSARREQIVRAAFYILAAGEGINALTIGAIARETGVSTSDIYRHFKDNDEITEEMVTKVHLELMKNLTFLYESDPSPLISLKRFYLLHLDFLETRKGIARLAFSGGILKAGSASQRKIDYLLDTYSDCQVNVIEKGKKIGNIRKAVDSKSSAMVMIGMVQAITLKWLVSDFSFPLVDEGMMLWHGYEDYLTYDSNIVGRQK; encoded by the coding sequence ATGTCCCATATCGTTTCAAAAGTTCAAAATAGCGCACGACGGGAGCAGATCGTTCGTGCCGCATTTTACATCCTTGCTGCCGGTGAAGGGATTAATGCACTAACGATAGGCGCCATTGCACGGGAGACCGGAGTGTCAACAAGCGATATATATCGGCATTTTAAGGACAATGATGAAATCACCGAAGAAATGGTTACGAAGGTCCACCTAGAATTGATGAAGAACCTGACGTTTCTCTACGAAAGCGATCCTTCTCCACTTATCAGCCTAAAGCGGTTTTATCTCCTCCATCTTGATTTCCTGGAGACCAGGAAAGGGATTGCACGTCTAGCTTTTTCAGGAGGAATCCTCAAAGCCGGAAGTGCATCGCAGAGAAAGATTGATTACCTGCTTGATACTTATTCTGACTGTCAGGTAAACGTCATCGAAAAAGGGAAGAAAATCGGCAACATCAGGAAGGCTGTGGACTCTAAGTCCTCCGCCATGGTGATGATTGGAATGGTGCAGGCGATAACTTTAAAGTGGCTGGTAAGCGACTTTTCCTTTCCTCTCGTAGATGAGGGGATGATGCTGTGGCATGGTTATGAGGATTATTTGACTTATGATAGCAATATCGTTGGGAGGCAAAAATGA